One window of Halichondria panicea chromosome 7, odHalPani1.1, whole genome shotgun sequence genomic DNA carries:
- the LOC135338770 gene encoding NBAS subunit of NRZ tethering complex-like isoform X1 — protein MFSKHKMVKYAYVYMAKPLALGVPAFCLACFGSDNLFTTPTTMTWWQHIITECHKRSIVVLSFGSDGDSRLLSGMQICAGLHVDCALQLIEFGMEKGVKNLDLLHHHLQTLYTLVYKCNADSRLTLTRLQAMSNLEVLTLMLNEPSGPEFVKIFTECVNPFLSRLSSLHPGVGEQLLTDFLVQLAKNDLEPCLLLFQQSPGQGAQESVFKSVKQTVTLALRVVYACERGDQLSMADGIVECLPITGPASGDLSDLGAQVDLLRVHLIALDTLQEYGVHKPVHYVKDIQNDPVEVQQLMIKLTRVANRRHPPLSESEWRKLLQNLLSLRSQVFTCVEISTCYKVFAESLLCSGQKTNISLASQLLTLSRGSHRRPPPTQRLPASSFNYRLSYEVSCELVLNATREYFNSAASLMDEDMDLARCCLDLFSSPTAAVQTEWNLIASMGLLDDFGVNILPLQVRLTENKLDIVRNVLDSSPTAYRDYEKITRLSRLLEGAGENGSAEDKSLTERTLIPSEGHSLILIILSALQKHDMKLAENLCQRLVEMKFAPAWEICRKVAIDSDSLSLATKMTLMNFCLTFCPPEEIECTISLRQNLQVQSLFSGCVEKTSVISTRGRGKLSGLADTSGATTVVKGLMDKGMQSIVKSAGAMQQLIKTRQSPEPPNKPLAEKSSEGFISIIAELSKIAESATSSPKQDIKITSHPFYSTRVSTPSNDTDGDGGADAAHYYGDWGMPGDVGVKLAVNQALLYAVQVANAMAAKKDKKMDCTKALLDLAEECSCVDTPLMLGYLFALPEADSADKLLSTFPKSKRSFELALFYLSLQIYVQFLPSFRPEEILSQQNPYTHSPAEVMNHVICQVMSCDSTTWPETLKPLLELLHKYQEKVNDLKEAEELLGLGLGIDTDQFESDSEYRHNIVLMLARTLSKKGFTIACKLAKRHHIPDWEVYMELLETLLTTSSLESHEVPRRIKDNNVMNVLLCNPQQTCCRLNDSTYEKLRGTNLTAMLSFYTALQQCLDKGATIETNIPVATHIRLLKKLKANVSGINYKALMSGEVNPLTTLSSALTDNNVHVVAKLADKIPIKDGGYMNADMVFRAYTEILFWKGDKRQQETDPNSSPKWVHRYEACQEFLLKLGVAEIRQFVKNIIFSDQSLKIGLSTRLELVKRSQRICQTRLKQEPMDTGFQELKAELEIGCKHLKVLTSTEFEDIATTFSIDEEKWEEYFTELDFSMSDPNKVHLLSLKMLTDSFPIELMQTVLSLTHSVSSNKLSVADLIREALEGCVQELSHDEPHRDSTGTAHIEKLEKIMASVSKHESKSGTLVSSKQLLEVLQPFCSNSSFSAHTRRTVLQLIEKYLYLSDEDVGLLLLYQTQSILSTDFSSEVTIENLSTDESRDNFFSQLLKEARSVDKVTKLFSLLEAWANSSSVPTQSWIGLLTAAAEMSAAVSIVPVIRAGLRNIPPQVDERLVELISKSSSSEALKLIFVSSSQDNIKSTIRSMVDISFPEDLNLLELIVITGSVAVIKTFHNSLYLQLCEYLQKSMTVENLNMHLFARYFQCSESELPKKLSLDCPSLRVKRVAQQLYEEGLVVDAGSLLLKLQDFHPTVSTLNGAVTFIRKLFSN, from the exons ATGTTTAGCAAACACAAAATGGTAAAGTACGCTTACGTGTATATGGCTAAACCTCTAGCACTTGGTGTGCCTGCATTCTGCTTGGCATGTTTTGGTAGCGATAACTTGTTTACGACACCTACCACAATGACTTGGTGGCAACATATTATAACAGAATGTCACAAAAGGAGTATTGTAGTGCTAAGTTTTGGCTCAGACGGCGATTCTCGTCTCTTATCTGGTATGCAGATATGTGCAGGCCTACAT GTGGATTGTGCTCTACAGTTGATTGAGTTTGGTATGGAGAAGGGAGTTAAG AATCTTGATCTCCTCCATCATCATCTTCAAACCTTATACACCCTGGTGTACAAG TGTAATGCTGACAGTCGACTGACCTTGACTAGACTACAAGCTATGAGCAACTTGGAGGTTCTCACTCTAATGTTGAATGAG CCATCGGGTCCTGAATTTGTAAAAATATTCACCGAGTGTGTGAATCCATTTCTCTCTCGTCTCTCATCTCTCCATCCTGGGGTGGGGGAGCAGCTGCTAACAGATTTTCTCGTGCAGCTGGCAAAG AATGACCTTGAGCCTTGCTTGCTGCTGTTTCAACAGTCACCAGGACAG GGTGCTCAAGAGAGTGTGTTCAAATCAGTCAAACAGACCGTGACTCTTGCACTGAGGGTAGTGTACGCCTGTGAAAG AGGTGATCAGTTGTCAATGGCAGATGGTATTGTGGAATGTCTGCCAATCACCGGACCTGCCTCAgg CGATCTCTCCGACCTTGGTGCTCAAGTTGACCTTTTGAGGGTTCACTTAAT AGCCCTGGACACTTTGCAAGAGTATGGAGTACATAAACCAGTGCACTATGTTAAAGATATTCAG AACGATCCTGTTGAAGTGCAACAGTTGATGATCAAGTTGACAAGAGTTGCTAACAGGAG gcACCCTCCATTGAGTGAGTCCGAGTGGAGGAAGTTGCTCCAAAACCTTCTTTCTTTGAGATCACAAGTGTTCACCTGTGTGGAAATTAGTACCTGCTAcaag GTTTTTGCGGAGAGCTTACTCTGCTCGGGACAAAAGACCAATATCAGCTTGGCCAGTCAATTGCTAACCCTCTCCAGGGGGTCCCATCgtagaccaccccccacacagcgtCTTCCTGCCTCATCGTTCAACTACCGCCTTTCGTATGAGGTGTCGTGTGAGCTGGTACTAAATGCAACCAGGGAATACTTCAACTCAGCAGCCTCACTTATGGATGAAGATATGGATCTTGCAAG GTGCTGCCTTGATCTGTTCTCCAGTCCAACAGCAGCAGTACAGACTGAGTGGAACCTTATTGCCTCCATGGGTCTCCTGGATGACTTTGGTGTGAATATCCTTCCTCTTCAG GTTCGACTTACTGAGAACAAGTTGGACATAGTGAGAAATGTTTTAGACTCTTCACCCACTGCATACAGAGACTACGAAAAA ATAACTCGACTGTCTCGTTTGCTGGAGGGTGCCGGGGAAAATGGCTCTGCAGAGGACAAGAGCCTCACAGAAAGAACACTAATACCCTCCGAGGGACACTCACTCATCCTGATTATCCTGTCAGCTTTGCAG AAGCATGATATGAAACTCGCTGAAAATCTTTGCCAGCGATTAGTTGAAATGAAGTTTGCCCCGGCTTGGGAAATTTGCAG GAAGGTAGCTATTGATAGTGATTCATTGAGCTTGGCCACCAAGATGACATTAATGAACTTCTGCCTCACCTTCTGCCCCCCTGAAGAGATAGAGTGCACCATCTCTCTGAGACAAAACTTGCAAGTCCAG AGCCTTTTTAGTGGATGTGTTGAGAAAACGAGCGTCATCTCCACTAGAGGGCGTGGCAAGTTGTCGGGTCTTGCTGATACAAGTGGTGCTACGACAGTTGTCAAGGGACTCATGGATAAAGGAATGCAAAGCATTGTCAAAAGTGCTGGGGCCATGCAGCAACTCATCAAGACTAG GCAATCTCCTGAGCCACCCAACAAGCCTTTGGCTGAAAAATCCTCTGAAGGCTTCATCagtattattgcagagcttaGTAAGAtcgctgagtcagcaacttCCTCTCCTAAACAAGACATTAAAATCACATCCCACCCGTTCTATTCAACCCGAGTCTCAACCCCATCAAATGATACCGATGGTGATGGTGGAGCTGATGCAGCACATTACTATGGGGATTGGGGCATGCCTGGAGATGTGGGAGTTAAACTAGCTGTTAACCAGGCGCTACTCTACGCTGTACAAGTGGCAAACGCCATGGCAgcaaaaaaagacaagaagatgGATTGTACTAAAG CTCTGTTGGATCTGGCTGAGGAATGCAGCTGTGTGGACACTCCTCTAATGCTGGGATATTTGTTCGCCTTGCCTGAG GCGGATTCTGCTGACAAGTTGCTCTCAACTTTTCCGAAGTCAAAACGTTCTTTTGAGCTGGCACTTTTCTATCTGTCCCTGCAAATCTATGTCCAATTTCTGCCATCATTTCGACCTGAAG AAATTCTGTCTCAGCAAAATCCTTACACGCACTCTCCCGCTGAGGTAATGAATCATGTGATATGCCAagtgatgtcatgtgactcaACAACCTGGCCTGAGACGTTAAAACCACTGCTAGAACTACTGCATAAATACCAAGAGAAAGTTAACGATCTCAAAGAAGCAGAGGAACTGCTTGGTCTCGGGTTAG GTATTGATACGGATCAGTTTGAGAGTGACTCGGAATACAGGCACAACATTGTTCTTATGCTTGCAAG AACACTGAGTAAGAAGGGATTCACAATTGCTTGCAAGTTGGCCAAACGGCACCACATTCCTGATTGGGAGGTGTACATGGAGCTACTGGAAACACTCCTAACAACATCCTC ATTGGAGTCCCATGAAGTTCCTCGTAGAATCAAGGACAATAACGTCATGAACGTTCTTTTATGCAATCCTCAGCAG ACATGTTGCAGACTGAACGATAGTACATATGAGAAACTGCGTGGTACTAATCTGACTGCAATGTTGTCATTTTACACTGCTCTGCAACAGTGTCTGGATAAGGGTGCCACAATAGAG ACAAACATTCCTGTGGCTACTCACATTAGACTACTGAAGAAGTTAAAAGCCAATGTTTCTG GTATTAACTACAAGGCGTTGATGTCTGGAGAGGTGAATCCTCTGACCACCCTCAGCTCTGCTCTGACTGataacaatgtacatgtagttgcaaAATTGGCCGACAAAATACCAATTAAA GATGGTGGGTATATGAATGCTGACATGGTGTTTAGGGCGTACACAGAGATCCTTTTCTGGAAAGGAGACAAACGACAACAAGAAACTGATCCCAATTCATCA CCTAAATGGGTGCATCGATATGAGGCGTGTCAAGAATTTCTCTTGAAACTAGGTGTCGCTGAAATAAGGCAATTTGTGAAAAACATCATCTTCTCAGACCAGTCACTGAAG ATTGGTTTGAGCACTCGCTTGGAGCTGGTGAAAAGATCTCAAAGGATCTGTCAGACAAGATTGAAGCAAGAGCCAATGGACACCGGATTTCAAGAGCTCAAAGCTGAGCTAGAAATTGGCTGCAAACATCTGAAAGTCCTCACCAGTACCGAGTTTGAGGATATCGCTACAACTTTTTCAATTGATGAG GAAAAGTGGGAAGAATATTTCACTGAACTGGACTTCTCAATGTCAGACCCAAACAAG GTCCACCTATTGTCTCTAAAGATGCTGACAGACTCGTTTCCCATTGAGCTGATGCAGACAGTCCTCTCTCTCACTCACTCGGTCTCATCCAACAAGCTCTCTGTGGCTGATCTGATACGAGAGGCACTGGAGGGGTGTGTGCAGGAGCTGTCACATGACGAACCACATAG GGACAGCACTGGCACTGCTCATATTGAAAAACTTGAGAAGATCATGGCCTCAGTTTCCAAACACGAGAGTAAAAG TGGTACTCTGGTCAGTAGCAAGCAGTTACTGGAAGTGTTGCAGCCATTCTGTAGCAACAGCTCTTTCAGCGCCCACACACGAAGAACAGTGCTGCAATTGATAGAAAAG tatCTCTACCTGTCTGATGAAGATGTTGGTCTGCTCCTACTCTACCAAACACAGTCTATACTCTCTACCGATTTCAGTTCAGAG GTGACGATTGAAAACCTATCAACAGATGAGTCTCGAGACAATTTCTTCTCCCAGCTTCTAAAAGAGGCCAGGAGCGTGGATAAAGTAACAAAACTGTTCTCTCTATTGGAAGCATGGGCAAactcaag CTCAGTACCAACTCAGTCGTGGATCGGCCTACTCACAGCAGCTGCTGAGATGTCTGCAGCTGTCAGCATTGTGCCCGTCATAAGAGCGGGGTTGAGAAACATTCCACCTCAG GTTGATGAGAGATTGGTGGAGTTGATATCCAAATCCAGTTCATCTGAAGCACTGAAGTTGATTTTTGTCAGTTCCAGTCAAGATAATATTAAGTCAACCATACGGTCAATGGTCGAT ATCTCATTTCCAGAAGATCTCAATCTCTTGGAGCTCATAGTCATTACTGGCAGTGTGGCAGTTATCAAGACATTCCATAACTCTTTATACCTCCAATTATGTGAATATCTACAAAAATCGATGACAGTCGAGAATCTAAACATGCACCTTTTTGCGAGGTATTTCCAATGCTCTGAATCAGAGCTACCAAAGAAATTGAGTCTGGATTGTCCCTCACTGCGTGTGAAGAGGGTAGCACAGCAGCTGTATGAGGAGGGACTGGTAGTCGATGCTGGGTCACTTCTGCTCAAGCTACAAGACTTTCACCCCACTGTTTCAACTCTAAATGGGGCTGTTACATTCATCCGCAAACTATTTTCAAACTAG
- the LOC135338770 gene encoding NBAS subunit of NRZ tethering complex-like isoform X2, translated as MEKGVKNLDLLHHHLQTLYTLVYKCNADSRLTLTRLQAMSNLEVLTLMLNEPSGPEFVKIFTECVNPFLSRLSSLHPGVGEQLLTDFLVQLAKNDLEPCLLLFQQSPGQGAQESVFKSVKQTVTLALRVVYACERGDQLSMADGIVECLPITGPASGDLSDLGAQVDLLRVHLIALDTLQEYGVHKPVHYVKDIQNDPVEVQQLMIKLTRVANRRHPPLSESEWRKLLQNLLSLRSQVFTCVEISTCYKVFAESLLCSGQKTNISLASQLLTLSRGSHRRPPPTQRLPASSFNYRLSYEVSCELVLNATREYFNSAASLMDEDMDLARCCLDLFSSPTAAVQTEWNLIASMGLLDDFGVNILPLQVRLTENKLDIVRNVLDSSPTAYRDYEKITRLSRLLEGAGENGSAEDKSLTERTLIPSEGHSLILIILSALQKHDMKLAENLCQRLVEMKFAPAWEICRKVAIDSDSLSLATKMTLMNFCLTFCPPEEIECTISLRQNLQVQSLFSGCVEKTSVISTRGRGKLSGLADTSGATTVVKGLMDKGMQSIVKSAGAMQQLIKTRQSPEPPNKPLAEKSSEGFISIIAELSKIAESATSSPKQDIKITSHPFYSTRVSTPSNDTDGDGGADAAHYYGDWGMPGDVGVKLAVNQALLYAVQVANAMAAKKDKKMDCTKALLDLAEECSCVDTPLMLGYLFALPEADSADKLLSTFPKSKRSFELALFYLSLQIYVQFLPSFRPEEILSQQNPYTHSPAEVMNHVICQVMSCDSTTWPETLKPLLELLHKYQEKVNDLKEAEELLGLGLGIDTDQFESDSEYRHNIVLMLARTLSKKGFTIACKLAKRHHIPDWEVYMELLETLLTTSSLESHEVPRRIKDNNVMNVLLCNPQQTCCRLNDSTYEKLRGTNLTAMLSFYTALQQCLDKGATIETNIPVATHIRLLKKLKANVSGINYKALMSGEVNPLTTLSSALTDNNVHVVAKLADKIPIKDGGYMNADMVFRAYTEILFWKGDKRQQETDPNSSPKWVHRYEACQEFLLKLGVAEIRQFVKNIIFSDQSLKIGLSTRLELVKRSQRICQTRLKQEPMDTGFQELKAELEIGCKHLKVLTSTEFEDIATTFSIDEEKWEEYFTELDFSMSDPNKVHLLSLKMLTDSFPIELMQTVLSLTHSVSSNKLSVADLIREALEGCVQELSHDEPHRDSTGTAHIEKLEKIMASVSKHESKSGTLVSSKQLLEVLQPFCSNSSFSAHTRRTVLQLIEKYLYLSDEDVGLLLLYQTQSILSTDFSSEVTIENLSTDESRDNFFSQLLKEARSVDKVTKLFSLLEAWANSSSVPTQSWIGLLTAAAEMSAAVSIVPVIRAGLRNIPPQVDERLVELISKSSSSEALKLIFVSSSQDNIKSTIRSMVDISFPEDLNLLELIVITGSVAVIKTFHNSLYLQLCEYLQKSMTVENLNMHLFARYFQCSESELPKKLSLDCPSLRVKRVAQQLYEEGLVVDAGSLLLKLQDFHPTVSTLNGAVTFIRKLFSN; from the exons ATGGAGAAGGGAGTTAAG AATCTTGATCTCCTCCATCATCATCTTCAAACCTTATACACCCTGGTGTACAAG TGTAATGCTGACAGTCGACTGACCTTGACTAGACTACAAGCTATGAGCAACTTGGAGGTTCTCACTCTAATGTTGAATGAG CCATCGGGTCCTGAATTTGTAAAAATATTCACCGAGTGTGTGAATCCATTTCTCTCTCGTCTCTCATCTCTCCATCCTGGGGTGGGGGAGCAGCTGCTAACAGATTTTCTCGTGCAGCTGGCAAAG AATGACCTTGAGCCTTGCTTGCTGCTGTTTCAACAGTCACCAGGACAG GGTGCTCAAGAGAGTGTGTTCAAATCAGTCAAACAGACCGTGACTCTTGCACTGAGGGTAGTGTACGCCTGTGAAAG AGGTGATCAGTTGTCAATGGCAGATGGTATTGTGGAATGTCTGCCAATCACCGGACCTGCCTCAgg CGATCTCTCCGACCTTGGTGCTCAAGTTGACCTTTTGAGGGTTCACTTAAT AGCCCTGGACACTTTGCAAGAGTATGGAGTACATAAACCAGTGCACTATGTTAAAGATATTCAG AACGATCCTGTTGAAGTGCAACAGTTGATGATCAAGTTGACAAGAGTTGCTAACAGGAG gcACCCTCCATTGAGTGAGTCCGAGTGGAGGAAGTTGCTCCAAAACCTTCTTTCTTTGAGATCACAAGTGTTCACCTGTGTGGAAATTAGTACCTGCTAcaag GTTTTTGCGGAGAGCTTACTCTGCTCGGGACAAAAGACCAATATCAGCTTGGCCAGTCAATTGCTAACCCTCTCCAGGGGGTCCCATCgtagaccaccccccacacagcgtCTTCCTGCCTCATCGTTCAACTACCGCCTTTCGTATGAGGTGTCGTGTGAGCTGGTACTAAATGCAACCAGGGAATACTTCAACTCAGCAGCCTCACTTATGGATGAAGATATGGATCTTGCAAG GTGCTGCCTTGATCTGTTCTCCAGTCCAACAGCAGCAGTACAGACTGAGTGGAACCTTATTGCCTCCATGGGTCTCCTGGATGACTTTGGTGTGAATATCCTTCCTCTTCAG GTTCGACTTACTGAGAACAAGTTGGACATAGTGAGAAATGTTTTAGACTCTTCACCCACTGCATACAGAGACTACGAAAAA ATAACTCGACTGTCTCGTTTGCTGGAGGGTGCCGGGGAAAATGGCTCTGCAGAGGACAAGAGCCTCACAGAAAGAACACTAATACCCTCCGAGGGACACTCACTCATCCTGATTATCCTGTCAGCTTTGCAG AAGCATGATATGAAACTCGCTGAAAATCTTTGCCAGCGATTAGTTGAAATGAAGTTTGCCCCGGCTTGGGAAATTTGCAG GAAGGTAGCTATTGATAGTGATTCATTGAGCTTGGCCACCAAGATGACATTAATGAACTTCTGCCTCACCTTCTGCCCCCCTGAAGAGATAGAGTGCACCATCTCTCTGAGACAAAACTTGCAAGTCCAG AGCCTTTTTAGTGGATGTGTTGAGAAAACGAGCGTCATCTCCACTAGAGGGCGTGGCAAGTTGTCGGGTCTTGCTGATACAAGTGGTGCTACGACAGTTGTCAAGGGACTCATGGATAAAGGAATGCAAAGCATTGTCAAAAGTGCTGGGGCCATGCAGCAACTCATCAAGACTAG GCAATCTCCTGAGCCACCCAACAAGCCTTTGGCTGAAAAATCCTCTGAAGGCTTCATCagtattattgcagagcttaGTAAGAtcgctgagtcagcaacttCCTCTCCTAAACAAGACATTAAAATCACATCCCACCCGTTCTATTCAACCCGAGTCTCAACCCCATCAAATGATACCGATGGTGATGGTGGAGCTGATGCAGCACATTACTATGGGGATTGGGGCATGCCTGGAGATGTGGGAGTTAAACTAGCTGTTAACCAGGCGCTACTCTACGCTGTACAAGTGGCAAACGCCATGGCAgcaaaaaaagacaagaagatgGATTGTACTAAAG CTCTGTTGGATCTGGCTGAGGAATGCAGCTGTGTGGACACTCCTCTAATGCTGGGATATTTGTTCGCCTTGCCTGAG GCGGATTCTGCTGACAAGTTGCTCTCAACTTTTCCGAAGTCAAAACGTTCTTTTGAGCTGGCACTTTTCTATCTGTCCCTGCAAATCTATGTCCAATTTCTGCCATCATTTCGACCTGAAG AAATTCTGTCTCAGCAAAATCCTTACACGCACTCTCCCGCTGAGGTAATGAATCATGTGATATGCCAagtgatgtcatgtgactcaACAACCTGGCCTGAGACGTTAAAACCACTGCTAGAACTACTGCATAAATACCAAGAGAAAGTTAACGATCTCAAAGAAGCAGAGGAACTGCTTGGTCTCGGGTTAG GTATTGATACGGATCAGTTTGAGAGTGACTCGGAATACAGGCACAACATTGTTCTTATGCTTGCAAG AACACTGAGTAAGAAGGGATTCACAATTGCTTGCAAGTTGGCCAAACGGCACCACATTCCTGATTGGGAGGTGTACATGGAGCTACTGGAAACACTCCTAACAACATCCTC ATTGGAGTCCCATGAAGTTCCTCGTAGAATCAAGGACAATAACGTCATGAACGTTCTTTTATGCAATCCTCAGCAG ACATGTTGCAGACTGAACGATAGTACATATGAGAAACTGCGTGGTACTAATCTGACTGCAATGTTGTCATTTTACACTGCTCTGCAACAGTGTCTGGATAAGGGTGCCACAATAGAG ACAAACATTCCTGTGGCTACTCACATTAGACTACTGAAGAAGTTAAAAGCCAATGTTTCTG GTATTAACTACAAGGCGTTGATGTCTGGAGAGGTGAATCCTCTGACCACCCTCAGCTCTGCTCTGACTGataacaatgtacatgtagttgcaaAATTGGCCGACAAAATACCAATTAAA GATGGTGGGTATATGAATGCTGACATGGTGTTTAGGGCGTACACAGAGATCCTTTTCTGGAAAGGAGACAAACGACAACAAGAAACTGATCCCAATTCATCA CCTAAATGGGTGCATCGATATGAGGCGTGTCAAGAATTTCTCTTGAAACTAGGTGTCGCTGAAATAAGGCAATTTGTGAAAAACATCATCTTCTCAGACCAGTCACTGAAG ATTGGTTTGAGCACTCGCTTGGAGCTGGTGAAAAGATCTCAAAGGATCTGTCAGACAAGATTGAAGCAAGAGCCAATGGACACCGGATTTCAAGAGCTCAAAGCTGAGCTAGAAATTGGCTGCAAACATCTGAAAGTCCTCACCAGTACCGAGTTTGAGGATATCGCTACAACTTTTTCAATTGATGAG GAAAAGTGGGAAGAATATTTCACTGAACTGGACTTCTCAATGTCAGACCCAAACAAG GTCCACCTATTGTCTCTAAAGATGCTGACAGACTCGTTTCCCATTGAGCTGATGCAGACAGTCCTCTCTCTCACTCACTCGGTCTCATCCAACAAGCTCTCTGTGGCTGATCTGATACGAGAGGCACTGGAGGGGTGTGTGCAGGAGCTGTCACATGACGAACCACATAG GGACAGCACTGGCACTGCTCATATTGAAAAACTTGAGAAGATCATGGCCTCAGTTTCCAAACACGAGAGTAAAAG TGGTACTCTGGTCAGTAGCAAGCAGTTACTGGAAGTGTTGCAGCCATTCTGTAGCAACAGCTCTTTCAGCGCCCACACACGAAGAACAGTGCTGCAATTGATAGAAAAG tatCTCTACCTGTCTGATGAAGATGTTGGTCTGCTCCTACTCTACCAAACACAGTCTATACTCTCTACCGATTTCAGTTCAGAG GTGACGATTGAAAACCTATCAACAGATGAGTCTCGAGACAATTTCTTCTCCCAGCTTCTAAAAGAGGCCAGGAGCGTGGATAAAGTAACAAAACTGTTCTCTCTATTGGAAGCATGGGCAAactcaag CTCAGTACCAACTCAGTCGTGGATCGGCCTACTCACAGCAGCTGCTGAGATGTCTGCAGCTGTCAGCATTGTGCCCGTCATAAGAGCGGGGTTGAGAAACATTCCACCTCAG GTTGATGAGAGATTGGTGGAGTTGATATCCAAATCCAGTTCATCTGAAGCACTGAAGTTGATTTTTGTCAGTTCCAGTCAAGATAATATTAAGTCAACCATACGGTCAATGGTCGAT ATCTCATTTCCAGAAGATCTCAATCTCTTGGAGCTCATAGTCATTACTGGCAGTGTGGCAGTTATCAAGACATTCCATAACTCTTTATACCTCCAATTATGTGAATATCTACAAAAATCGATGACAGTCGAGAATCTAAACATGCACCTTTTTGCGAGGTATTTCCAATGCTCTGAATCAGAGCTACCAAAGAAATTGAGTCTGGATTGTCCCTCACTGCGTGTGAAGAGGGTAGCACAGCAGCTGTATGAGGAGGGACTGGTAGTCGATGCTGGGTCACTTCTGCTCAAGCTACAAGACTTTCACCCCACTGTTTCAACTCTAAATGGGGCTGTTACATTCATCCGCAAACTATTTTCAAACTAG